Proteins found in one Candidatus Poribacteria bacterium genomic segment:
- a CDS encoding YdjY domain-containing protein has translation MIRSPLLAQRVNFQNLLLKFAIGMFVLVSFTTSGFAQLPDFDVDANSITFSNPTPFEGEEITIWVEVRNIGDGTPTMNEDLVVELYEGDPATKPLQIVCKDVILELKSKKTGRVKAQWQPPPGKTEIYAIVNPLGEKHIQETDAGNNITRAALTAETRTFPPVTSEQIQSAITKGVAWIEAQQGRHSRTCLQCGTENQLILICITCGASLKGLAENFIPGNTWNFGEDQTQETALALQTLFATGQTSSHPPVQKGLDFLLAGDWNEFAVYQFAVIVPVLVATQDPAYRERAQFAVNQLIKKQLPISGSEFTDERDDGGWGYGYTADGAHMNMVIYALYAAKQWGLDIPPDTWARAEQWIRRNQTGTGGWLYNLVDDGSPWAIGVYGSMTATGLWALRACGVPVDDPQVQKGIAWVKKHWTLTRNPGSNSWLYYYLLSLQRFCDIPPTVDTLAGYDWYDEISRMMVAQQQSDGRWRGSESDFLSTCFAVMSLSHALVGPTEPNIGIVPRSLRFSPPSPRVGEAVRLSATLRNTGTPFDGILNMEFYVDDEKVAATEVLWTPKLGETVVSADWAPTREGEIELVARVDITDTDENDNTASEKLTVHPQSTAAADVELAKPKKIGENVYQLGNVVFDIGKREVTVPGEINIVGGDINIEFFACGKLGKTHESILIVDAEPIYMLTALGVLDFEPGRNLAVEGDPRPPIGSPVDIWVEWHQGDEVVSRRARELVWNAFREQPMQDTPWIFTGGRIKNRQFTTQLFHNIIAVYRDPDSLFNHPLPTGTDDRTYRVNTDVIPPKGTKVKVIIRPVEA, from the coding sequence ATGATTAGGTCCCCTCTTTTGGCGCAGCGCGTGAATTTCCAAAACTTGCTGTTAAAATTCGCAATCGGAATGTTTGTTCTTGTCTCGTTTACTACGTCTGGATTCGCACAACTTCCAGATTTCGACGTTGATGCTAACAGCATTACCTTCTCTAATCCGACACCTTTTGAAGGAGAAGAGATTACAATCTGGGTTGAGGTGAGGAACATTGGCGATGGCACCCCGACAATGAACGAAGACCTTGTTGTTGAGCTGTACGAAGGGGATCCAGCGACAAAGCCACTCCAAATCGTCTGTAAGGATGTAATCTTAGAACTGAAATCCAAAAAGACTGGCAGAGTGAAAGCGCAGTGGCAGCCACCCCCTGGCAAAACAGAAATTTACGCTATCGTTAACCCCCTCGGTGAAAAACATATTCAGGAAACGGACGCAGGAAATAATATCACACGCGCCGCACTTACCGCTGAAACACGAACGTTCCCTCCCGTTACCTCTGAACAGATACAGAGCGCGATAACGAAGGGTGTCGCTTGGATAGAAGCACAACAAGGAAGACATAGTCGGACCTGTTTGCAGTGTGGAACAGAAAACCAACTTATCTTAATCTGTATTACCTGCGGCGCAAGCCTGAAGGGGTTGGCTGAAAACTTTATCCCTGGCAATACTTGGAATTTCGGTGAGGATCAGACACAGGAGACAGCGTTGGCATTGCAAACTTTGTTTGCGACAGGACAGACATCTTCGCATCCGCCAGTGCAAAAAGGCTTGGATTTCCTGTTGGCAGGGGATTGGAATGAATTCGCTGTTTATCAATTTGCCGTAATTGTTCCAGTCTTAGTCGCGACGCAAGATCCAGCATACAGAGAACGCGCCCAATTTGCTGTGAATCAGTTAATCAAAAAACAACTCCCAATCAGCGGCAGTGAGTTCACAGACGAGCGTGACGATGGCGGTTGGGGATATGGTTACACAGCCGATGGTGCCCACATGAACATGGTTATCTATGCGCTTTATGCTGCAAAGCAGTGGGGACTTGATATTCCGCCTGACACATGGGCACGTGCTGAGCAGTGGATTCGCCGAAATCAAACGGGGACAGGGGGTTGGCTCTATAATTTAGTTGACGACGGTTCGCCCTGGGCAATAGGGGTCTATGGAAGCATGACAGCAACTGGATTGTGGGCACTTCGTGCATGTGGTGTTCCTGTTGATGATCCACAGGTTCAAAAAGGCATCGCATGGGTGAAAAAGCATTGGACCTTAACCCGGAATCCCGGTTCCAACTCATGGCTCTATTACTATTTACTTTCGCTGCAACGGTTCTGCGACATTCCACCAACTGTAGACACGCTTGCTGGCTACGATTGGTACGATGAAATTTCACGGATGATGGTCGCGCAACAACAATCTGATGGAAGGTGGCGCGGATCCGAGAGTGATTTTTTGTCAACCTGTTTTGCTGTGATGTCCTTGAGTCATGCGTTGGTAGGTCCAACGGAACCGAATATAGGGATTGTTCCGCGGAGCCTCCGGTTCTCGCCACCTTCTCCGCGTGTTGGCGAAGCAGTTCGCCTAAGTGCCACGCTTCGGAACACAGGAACTCCTTTTGACGGAATCCTTAACATGGAATTCTATGTTGATGACGAAAAGGTCGCCGCAACCGAAGTACTTTGGACACCAAAGTTGGGAGAGACTGTTGTCTCAGCGGATTGGGCACCTACCAGAGAGGGTGAAATAGAACTTGTGGCACGCGTGGATATTACGGATACCGATGAAAATGACAATACCGCTTCGGAGAAACTCACTGTTCATCCACAATCCACCGCGGCTGCAGATGTTGAGTTAGCGAAGCCGAAGAAAATTGGTGAAAATGTATATCAACTTGGCAATGTCGTCTTTGATATTGGCAAACGTGAGGTAACAGTGCCGGGTGAAATTAACATTGTAGGTGGAGATATCAATATTGAGTTTTTTGCCTGCGGTAAACTCGGCAAAACACATGAAAGCATTTTAATTGTTGATGCAGAGCCGATTTATATGCTTACTGCACTCGGTGTTTTAGACTTTGAGCCTGGTAGGAACCTCGCCGTTGAAGGTGATCCGCGACCCCCAATAGGTTCGCCTGTTGACATTTGGGTAGAATGGCACCAAGGTGACGAGGTCGTTTCTCGCCGCGCACGCGAGTTGGTATGGAATGCCTTTAGAGAACAGCCGATGCAAGATACGCCATGGATCTTCACGGGTGGACGGATTAAAAATAGACAATTCACTACCCAACTCTTCCATAACATTATCGCAGTCTACCGCGACCCAGATTCACTTTTCAATCATCCATTGCCGACTGGTACTGACGACCGGACGTATCGTGTCAATACCGATGTGATTCCGCCTAAGGGAACAAAAGTAAAGGTAATTATTCGGCCCGTTGAGGCTTAA
- a CDS encoding zinc ribbon domain-containing protein, producing the protein MPIFEYHCNDCAVEFEVLQRVSDADTPPKCPSCGALNPRKRFSAFATAGTQKETTSDNAT; encoded by the coding sequence ATGCCAATTTTTGAATACCATTGCAATGACTGCGCTGTTGAATTTGAGGTGCTTCAACGCGTAAGCGATGCCGATACACCTCCGAAATGTCCCAGTTGTGGTGCGTTGAATCCAAGGAAACGCTTTTCTGCGTTCGCTACCGCAGGTACGCAGAAGGAGACCACCAGCGACAACGCAACCTGA
- the holA gene encoding DNA polymerase III subunit delta — translation MKQKPTPPPNILREIQANKVLPVYLLCGEENFLIEGTLKQMIDHLLTPEMRDFNLSFLEGADIPIREILTQADLYPVMSEWRVVVVRDAPFFKTQQRTTPITLLRNAFKIEITDAPKCISTMAKLLEVNPQQIAERHLDFINATDSLVDELGSRLTDEEHGFIERLPEIVQQLDTYAIEVSAPDDVTLLLEWLQGDLPKSSVLIFTVQGPVTERNRVAKAIQAVGRYRSFDPVEAGPSLNRDPLYKKVSEKFAEFGKQITPRAFTQLRTRTGGDMHTIAEAINKIISFVGDKRQIDEHDVQNVVTQNTFDSIFDLTDAIGKRSIEQALKSLYGVLASGQEPIFVNSTITRQFRFALQAKLIADRKGLRPLRSRMPFSEFTKNIFQPLAEELGGFLPKSTTHNILKQNPYVAYKIFQTLHAFTAEELTTAIEKTLIVDTQLKTSRQDETGILEQLVCELCTSPQGRRPASF, via the coding sequence ATGAAACAGAAACCTACACCTCCCCCGAACATCCTTCGCGAAATCCAAGCAAATAAAGTCTTACCGGTCTATCTACTCTGTGGTGAGGAAAATTTCCTCATTGAAGGAACCCTCAAACAGATGATTGACCATCTGCTCACACCTGAAATGCGTGATTTCAACCTCTCCTTTTTGGAGGGTGCTGATATTCCGATTCGTGAAATTCTCACGCAAGCGGATCTCTACCCAGTCATGTCAGAATGGCGAGTCGTGGTTGTGCGCGACGCACCATTTTTTAAAACCCAACAACGGACAACACCGATAACACTCCTCCGAAATGCATTCAAAATTGAGATCACAGACGCTCCGAAATGTATCTCTACAATGGCAAAACTCTTAGAGGTGAATCCGCAACAGATCGCAGAACGGCATCTCGACTTCATAAATGCCACTGATTCACTCGTTGATGAGTTAGGTTCAAGGTTAACCGATGAGGAACATGGCTTCATAGAGCGTTTGCCGGAAATCGTTCAACAATTGGATACTTATGCTATAGAAGTTAGTGCGCCTGACGATGTCACCTTACTGCTTGAATGGCTCCAAGGGGACCTTCCCAAAAGTAGTGTCCTGATATTTACAGTGCAGGGACCCGTGACCGAACGGAACCGCGTTGCGAAGGCTATCCAGGCTGTGGGACGTTATAGATCCTTTGACCCTGTGGAAGCTGGTCCGTCGCTGAACCGAGACCCGCTCTATAAGAAAGTCTCGGAGAAATTTGCTGAATTTGGTAAGCAGATAACACCTCGCGCTTTTACGCAACTCCGAACCCGCACCGGCGGCGACATGCACACGATCGCCGAAGCAATTAATAAAATCATTAGTTTTGTAGGCGACAAACGTCAAATTGATGAACACGATGTCCAGAACGTCGTGACACAGAATACATTTGATAGTATTTTCGACCTCACCGACGCGATTGGAAAGCGGTCAATTGAACAAGCGTTGAAAAGTCTCTACGGGGTATTAGCAAGCGGTCAAGAGCCTATCTTCGTTAATTCGACGATCACGCGCCAATTCCGATTTGCGCTCCAAGCCAAGCTAATCGCTGATCGCAAAGGGCTTCGACCCCTTCGGAGTCGAATGCCGTTCTCTGAATTTACAAAAAATATCTTCCAACCACTTGCTGAAGAGTTAGGGGGTTTCCTACCGAAGTCAACGACTCATAATATTCTAAAGCAGAACCCTTATGTCGCCTACAAAATCTTTCAAACGCTCCATGCTTTCACCGCTGAAGAGTTAACCACTGCGATTGAGAAGACGCTTATAGTGGATACCCAATTGAAAACGAGCAGACAAGATGAAACGGGCATTCTGGAGCAATTGGTATGCGAACTCTGCACCAGTCCACAAGGGAGAAGACCTGCTTCTTTCTAA